The Bombus pascuorum chromosome 9, iyBomPasc1.1, whole genome shotgun sequence genome has a window encoding:
- the LOC132910950 gene encoding mitochondrial import inner membrane translocase subunit TIM50-C-like, which produces MAFATKSVRHLYKIYNANTTIVYSALRLPVARISVVQTAQRYYYNTEAHRPKITGSLTNIQSSGGTVQSLTPDGLDNKKLDEEAKEEAEEKEKREQSQRVLKYSFAFLGVFTTVGLSYVIYNLTRTKYDEHGNIIEDEYSNLPFYERIYKMLKREFNYYTKMVQEPSRNKLLPDPLKYPYIQPPYTLVLELTDVLVHPDWTYETGWRFKKRPGVDQFLEAIAPPQFEIVVYTAEQGMTVFPILDILDPNGYIMYRLVRDTTRFVDGHHVKDLNALNRDLSKVIVVDWNPKSTKFHPENTLQLLQWTGNDDDTTLYDLAAFLKVILATNVEDVREVLTYYRQFENPLKVFRENQRKFLMQMEAEENKAQQESSKVLTSKWKPSFHWGR; this is translated from the exons ATGGCATTTGCGACAAAAAGTGTACGACATTTATACAAGATATACAATGCAAATACAACAATCGTATACTCAGCACTTCGTCTACCGGTCGCTCGGATATCAGTTGTCCAAACGGCgcaaagatattattataatactgaag caCATAGACCAAAAATAACTGGTAgtttaacaaatattcaatCATCCGGGGGAACTGTACAATCTCTAACGCCAGATGGATTAGACAATAAAAAGTTAGATGAAGAAGCAAAGGAAGAAgcagaggaaaaagaaaaacgtgaACAATCGCAAAGAGTGCTTAAATATAGTTTTGCATTCTTAGGAGTATTCACCACTGTTGGACTGtcttatgtaatatataatttaacaagAACTAAATACGACGAACatggaaatattattgaaGATGAATACTCAAATTTACCATTCTatgaaagaatatataaaatgctcaaaagagaatttaattattacaccAAG ATGGTGCAAGAACCTAGCAGAAATAAACTTCTTCCAGATCCACTCAAATATCCTTATATTCAACCTCCTTATACTTTGGTATTAGAATTGACGGATGTTCTAGTACACCCTGATTGGACA TATGAAACAGGTTGGAGGTTTAAAAAGAGGCCTGGAGTGGATCAATTTCTAGAGGCTATAGCTCCACcacaatttgaaattgtagTGTATACAGCAGAACAAGGGATG ACTGTTTTTCCTATCTTGGATATCTTGGATCCTAATGGATATATCATGTACAGACTAGTAAGAGATACAACACGTTTTGTAGATGGTCACCATGTTAAGGATTTAAATGCTCTTAATCGTGATCTTAGTAAA GTCATAGTAGTCGACTGGAACCCAAAGAGTACAAAATTTCATCCTGAAAACACGTTACAGTTACTGCAATGGACTGGTAATGACGATGATACGACACTATATGATTTAGCTGCATTCCTCAAAG TTATATTAGCGACAAATGTGGAAGACGTAAGAGAAGTTCTTACTTATTATAGACAATTTGAAAATCCATTAAAAGTTTTTAGAGAGAATCAACGAAAATTCTTG aTGCAAATGGAAGCAGAGGAAAATAAAGCACAGCAAGAAAGTAGTAAAGTACTCACGTCAAAATGGAAGCCGTCTTTTCACTGGGGCCGCTAA
- the LOC132910940 gene encoding uncharacterized protein LOC132910940 — translation MEKQNILTSKSYQRAKTNLQDKLKSAFLKHYPHYLVPGYNLHSTFSAADSELENVIEQYQEYPYYCDLPKPLLPPAKVPRNMLNEEDPALELVTLKNYVNSDIERMKRYYLKHEKELKLIHKKDVKWNRTKGAITAKIPKYVADIAKIIDKDPDPCFEGVYNWYYTGGSIDCVQLYNKNILLFPFMGELVSAPLDNIEDFLWKPLFEKAAKCELNGTLYELKHNVNVDVCMVLGRYKRHCNFYTLSEHDNKCNLTEIHTQTSKTPYIGADLSTIHANQYCLVNVERCVTLWDIVKMKPINRNTIMQATVLDDSWSSIKFQSTDPNILLFVDRCCLHYLDVRVPFDQPVLTMCPKFYLEKCEHLSIDVASRNNFCRYIGTYHSMLMCDSRSPQQCVQQKWTHQFKSPPLTSSVIARDDKEFVVLSSQIAGETTVIVNTWTDSEIPQSYNFPYTPPHIKETLNESQMQGMCLNPYLRDRFELSNTGSFVIKNDTQNIFLFLQNSIGDIYYQCLTHDIALDKYSPINGKSYCILNAWQNAVSIEADAIAPLTMSSKSNMHYPFKSFTNKKLRLKHKHDSVDCFEPSWKQSFEKLNTYMDILAPELLAVWEICEEVPVPLTAAPHQKVLNWLESADTKAPILSQEEIENVSTPINTQELISVSQEVDISYLDDSNALQDLLPKVKTTRSTKRGNVRKRQRV, via the exons atggagaagcagaatattttaacatcAAAGTCATATCAACGTGCTAAAACAAACTTgcaagataaattaaaatcagcATTTTTGAAACATTACCCTCATTATTTAGTACCTGGATATAATTTACATAGCACTTTCTCTGCAGCTGATTCTGAGTTGGAAAATGTTATAGAACAGTACCAAGAATATCCTTATTATTGTGACTTACCAAAGCCTTTACTACCACCTGCTAAAGTTCCTAGAAATA TGTTGAATGAAGAAGATCCTGCATTAGAATTAGTTACTCTTAAGAATTATGTGAATAGTGATATAGAGAGAATGAAGCgctattatttaaaacatgaGAAAG agtTAAAACTAATACATAAGAAGGATGTAAAATGGAATCGTACGAAAGGTGCAATTACTGCTAAGATACCTAAATATGTAGCAGATATAGCAAAAATTATTGACAAAGATCCAGATCCTTGTTTTGAAGGA gTCTATAATTGGTATTATACTGGAGGATCAATAGACTgtgtacaattatataataaaaatattttactttttccatTTATGGGAGAATTAG tAAGTGCTCCCCTTGACAATATAGAAGACTTTTTATGGAAACCACTGTTTGAAAAGGCAGCTAAATGTGAACTTAATGGTACATTGTATGAATTAAAACATAACGTCAATGTTGATGTAT gtATGGTTTTAGGTAGATATAAACggcattgtaatttttatacattatctGAACATGATAATAAATGTAACCTTACTGAAATACATACACAAACATCAAAAACACCATATATTGGTGCAGATTTAAGTACTATTCATGCAAATCAATATTGTTTAGTAAATGTTGAAAGATGTGTAACATTATGGGATATAGTTAAAAT GAAACCAATaaatcgtaatactataatgCAAGCCACTGTGTTAGATGATTCATGGAGcagtataaaatttcaatccaCAGATcctaatattcttttatttgtagATAGATGCTGTCTTCATTATCTTGATGTTCGg GTTCCATTTGATCAACCAGTATTAACAATGTgtccaaaattttatttggaaaaatgtGAACATCTTTCAATAGATGTTGCtagtagaaataatttttgcagGTATATAGGAACTTATCATAGTATGTTAATGTGTGATAGTCGTTCTCCGCAGCAGTGCGTGCAACAGAAATGGACTCATCAATTTAAAAGTCCACCACTTACAAGTTCTGTCATAGCTag agACGATAAAGAATTTGTTGTTTTATCCAGTCAAATTGCTGGTGAAACTACAGTCATTGTAAATACTTGGACAGATAGTGAAATTCCACAAtcatataattttccatatacTCCTCCTCACattaaagaaacattaaaTGAATCTCAAATGCAGGGAATGTGCTTAAATCCATATTTGAGAGATAGGTTTGAACTATCCAATACTGGTTCTTTTGtgataaaaaatgacactcagaatatatttctatttcttcaaaattctATTG gCGACATATATTATCAGTGCTTAACACATGATATTGCGTTAGATAAATATTCACCTATCAATGGTAAATCATACTGTATATTGAATGCTTGGCAAAATGCAGTATCCATAGAAGCAGATGCTATAGCACCTCTTACAATGTCTAGCAAGTCAAATATGCATTATCCTTTTAAAA GTTTCACGAATAAAAAGTTACGATTGAAGCATAAGCATGACTCAGTTGACTGTTTCGAACCAAGTTGGAAGcaatcttttgaaaaattaaacaccTATATGGATATATTAGCACCTGAACTTTTAGCTGTGTGGGAAATATGTGAAGAAGTCCCAGTGCCTTTAACAGCAGCACCTCATCAAAAAGTTCTGAACTGGTTAGAATCTGCAGATACAAAGGCACCAATTTTATCACAAGAAGAAATAGAGAATGTATCTACCCCAATTAATACACAAGAATTAATAAGTGTATCTCAAGAAGTAGATATAAGTTATTTGGATGACAGTAATGCATTACAAGATCTTTTACCAAAAGTTAAAACTACACGTTCTACAAAAAGGGGAAATGTACGAAAAAGACAAAGAGtgtaa
- the LOC132910954 gene encoding lysophosphatidylserine lipase ABHD12 isoform X1, translating into MQTTYLLLAALLPFAVHDIWYARIYLFWIMKVSIIIYLIIFGLLPIIFHYSYTIQKKILFLNFVQWPFNVDFSKPELVGMKGTRNFYLQTDQQVKIGLWQILPQSLLNDSIITTDNDYETMLKNAKRPIFLYMHGNSGNRASNHRLELYKLFQSLDYHVVCFDYRGYGDSEEAELSEIGVVSDSKYVLEWLLKIVNGTAPVFVWGHSLGTGVSVHVLALLATEKVQPAGLFLESPFNNIADELSEHPLSQIFKHLPWFHWVIVEPFYNNYLRFESDKHIKKIQCPIMILHAEDDNIVPFALGEKLFKAAINYHGNDTNRVQMTRIDATHGFGHKYICRYKNLPNIIKSFVHEARKNQTD; encoded by the exons ATGCAGACAACTTATCTACTATTAGCTGCACTGTTACCTTTCGCCGTTCATGATATTTGGTATGCAAGAAT ATACTTATTTTGGATCATGAAagtatcaataataatatatcttattatatttggGCTTCTGCCTATTATATTTCACTACTCATATACCATACAAAAGaagattctttttttaaattttg TGCAATGGCCATTTAATGTAGATTTTTCGAAACCAGAATTAGTTGGAATGAAAGGAacaagaaacttttatttacaaacTGATCAACAAGTAAAAATAGGACTATG GCAAATATTACCTCAGTCTTTATTAAATGATTCAATTATTACAACTGATAATGATTATGAAACTATGTTAAAAAATGCTAAACGACCAATTTTCCTATATATGCATGGTAATAGCGGCAATAGAGCAAGCAATCATCgtttagaattatataaactttTCCAGAGTTTAGATTATCATGTTGTATGTTTTGATTATAGag GTTATGGTGATAGTGAAGAAGCAGAACTTTCTGAAATAGGTGTAGTTAGTGATAGTAAATATGTACTTGAATggttattaaaaatagtaaatggTACAGCTCCTGTTTTTGTATGGGGACATTCATTAGGAACTGG agTTTCAGTTCATGTATTGGCATTATTAGCAACAGAAAAAGTTCAGCCTGCAGGTTTATTCTTGGAATCACCATTTAATAATATAGCAGATGAATTAAGTGAACATCCTTTATCACAG atatttaaacatttaccaTGGTTCCATTGGGTTATTGTTGAaccattttataataattatctccGTTTTGAATCTGATAAACACATAAAAAAAATCCAATGTCCTATTATGATATTGCATGCAGAAGATGATAATATTGTTCCATTTGCTTTAGGTGAAAAG ttatttaaaGCGGCAATAAATTATCATGGAAATGACACAAATCGCGTTCAGATGACAAGGATTGATGCAACACATGGTTTTggacataaatatatatgtcgttATAAAAACTTACCTAATATAATTAA atCATTTGTACACGAGGCACGTAAAAATCAGactgattaa
- the LOC132910954 gene encoding lysophosphatidylserine lipase ABHD12 isoform X3 translates to MVYWLPKKRFKKRYLFWIMKVSIIIYLIIFGLLPIIFHYSYTIQKKILFLNFVQWPFNVDFSKPELVGMKGTRNFYLQTDQQVKIGLWQILPQSLLNDSIITTDNDYETMLKNAKRPIFLYMHGNSGNRASNHRLELYKLFQSLDYHVVCFDYRGYGDSEEAELSEIGVVSDSKYVLEWLLKIVNGTAPVFVWGHSLGTGVSVHVLALLATEKVQPAGLFLESPFNNIADELSEHPLSQIFKHLPWFHWVIVEPFYNNYLRFESDKHIKKIQCPIMILHAEDDNIVPFALGEKLFKAAINYHGNDTNRVQMTRIDATHGFGHKYICRYKNLPNIIKSFVHEARKNQTD, encoded by the exons atggTATATTGGCTACCAAAGAAACGTTTTAAAAAGAG ATACTTATTTTGGATCATGAAagtatcaataataatatatcttattatatttggGCTTCTGCCTATTATATTTCACTACTCATATACCATACAAAAGaagattctttttttaaattttg TGCAATGGCCATTTAATGTAGATTTTTCGAAACCAGAATTAGTTGGAATGAAAGGAacaagaaacttttatttacaaacTGATCAACAAGTAAAAATAGGACTATG GCAAATATTACCTCAGTCTTTATTAAATGATTCAATTATTACAACTGATAATGATTATGAAACTATGTTAAAAAATGCTAAACGACCAATTTTCCTATATATGCATGGTAATAGCGGCAATAGAGCAAGCAATCATCgtttagaattatataaactttTCCAGAGTTTAGATTATCATGTTGTATGTTTTGATTATAGag GTTATGGTGATAGTGAAGAAGCAGAACTTTCTGAAATAGGTGTAGTTAGTGATAGTAAATATGTACTTGAATggttattaaaaatagtaaatggTACAGCTCCTGTTTTTGTATGGGGACATTCATTAGGAACTGG agTTTCAGTTCATGTATTGGCATTATTAGCAACAGAAAAAGTTCAGCCTGCAGGTTTATTCTTGGAATCACCATTTAATAATATAGCAGATGAATTAAGTGAACATCCTTTATCACAG atatttaaacatttaccaTGGTTCCATTGGGTTATTGTTGAaccattttataataattatctccGTTTTGAATCTGATAAACACATAAAAAAAATCCAATGTCCTATTATGATATTGCATGCAGAAGATGATAATATTGTTCCATTTGCTTTAGGTGAAAAG ttatttaaaGCGGCAATAAATTATCATGGAAATGACACAAATCGCGTTCAGATGACAAGGATTGATGCAACACATGGTTTTggacataaatatatatgtcgttATAAAAACTTACCTAATATAATTAA atCATTTGTACACGAGGCACGTAAAAATCAGactgattaa
- the LOC132910954 gene encoding lysophosphatidylserine lipase ABHD12 isoform X2 produces the protein MCNNYYLNCKYMHQSPIQLIRYLFWIMKVSIIIYLIIFGLLPIIFHYSYTIQKKILFLNFVQWPFNVDFSKPELVGMKGTRNFYLQTDQQVKIGLWQILPQSLLNDSIITTDNDYETMLKNAKRPIFLYMHGNSGNRASNHRLELYKLFQSLDYHVVCFDYRGYGDSEEAELSEIGVVSDSKYVLEWLLKIVNGTAPVFVWGHSLGTGVSVHVLALLATEKVQPAGLFLESPFNNIADELSEHPLSQIFKHLPWFHWVIVEPFYNNYLRFESDKHIKKIQCPIMILHAEDDNIVPFALGEKLFKAAINYHGNDTNRVQMTRIDATHGFGHKYICRYKNLPNIIKSFVHEARKNQTD, from the exons ATGtgcaataattattatttaaattgtaaatatatgcATCAATCTCCTATACAATTAATaag ATACTTATTTTGGATCATGAAagtatcaataataatatatcttattatatttggGCTTCTGCCTATTATATTTCACTACTCATATACCATACAAAAGaagattctttttttaaattttg TGCAATGGCCATTTAATGTAGATTTTTCGAAACCAGAATTAGTTGGAATGAAAGGAacaagaaacttttatttacaaacTGATCAACAAGTAAAAATAGGACTATG GCAAATATTACCTCAGTCTTTATTAAATGATTCAATTATTACAACTGATAATGATTATGAAACTATGTTAAAAAATGCTAAACGACCAATTTTCCTATATATGCATGGTAATAGCGGCAATAGAGCAAGCAATCATCgtttagaattatataaactttTCCAGAGTTTAGATTATCATGTTGTATGTTTTGATTATAGag GTTATGGTGATAGTGAAGAAGCAGAACTTTCTGAAATAGGTGTAGTTAGTGATAGTAAATATGTACTTGAATggttattaaaaatagtaaatggTACAGCTCCTGTTTTTGTATGGGGACATTCATTAGGAACTGG agTTTCAGTTCATGTATTGGCATTATTAGCAACAGAAAAAGTTCAGCCTGCAGGTTTATTCTTGGAATCACCATTTAATAATATAGCAGATGAATTAAGTGAACATCCTTTATCACAG atatttaaacatttaccaTGGTTCCATTGGGTTATTGTTGAaccattttataataattatctccGTTTTGAATCTGATAAACACATAAAAAAAATCCAATGTCCTATTATGATATTGCATGCAGAAGATGATAATATTGTTCCATTTGCTTTAGGTGAAAAG ttatttaaaGCGGCAATAAATTATCATGGAAATGACACAAATCGCGTTCAGATGACAAGGATTGATGCAACACATGGTTTTggacataaatatatatgtcgttATAAAAACTTACCTAATATAATTAA atCATTTGTACACGAGGCACGTAAAAATCAGactgattaa
- the LOC132910960 gene encoding uncharacterized protein LOC132910960: protein MEYNSEMESFMQNDSTRCREEIISPEEQSLLQLLQKAMLETSEENIAFRKEISLLLNKLNLESQSLPNDIKEGLQKIALLLRYEKLSDFDAITLNIVSERKKIEEKKRQYEEKQLALLYDDHSRKYTIFSRKLNCLQEAVNSLESIIENSQKEQADIRCNHVSLFTKLKEYQQTAEKLETDLADMQVEDLYPKTILNKYHRYLEMSGELAELNQYLSQYRDLPPNLLQAKALVEVKKKEYESLKNTLLEKTN from the exons ATGGAGTATAACAGTGAG ATGGAATCCTTTATGCAAAATGATAGTACAAGATGTcgcgaagaaattatttcgccAGAAGAACAGTCATTACTGCAACTCTTGCAAAAAGCAATGTTAGAAACAAGCGAAGAAAATATAGCTTTCAGGAAGGAGAtatcattattattgaataaattaaacttgGAATCACAATCTTTGCCTAACGACATCAAAGAAGGATTACAAAAAATAGCCTTGCTTTTAAGATATGAAAAGCTAAGTGATTTTGATGCTATTACTCTGAATATAGTgagtgaaagaaagaaaatagaggaaaagaaaagacagtATGAAGAAAAACAATTGGCATTATTATATGATGATCATTCTAGaaaatatactattttttCAAGGAAACTTAATTGTTTGCAAGAGGCTGTAAATTCACTTGAAAGCATTATTGAAAATTCTCAGAAAGAGCAAGCGGATATTCGCTGTAATCATGTTTCATTATTTACAAAGTTAAAAGAATATCAGCAAACTGCAGAAAAGTTAGAAACTGATTTAGCAGATATGCAAGTAGAAGATCTTTATCCcaaaacaatattaaataaatatcatagatATTTAGAAATGTCAGGTGAATTAGCAGAACTTAATCAATACCTTAGTCAGTATAGAGATTTGCCACCAAATTTACTACAAGCTAAAGCTCTAGTTGaagttaaaaaaaaggaatatgaAAGTTTAAAGAACACACTTTTAGAGAAAACAAATTGA
- the LOC132910966 gene encoding U6 snRNA-associated Sm-like protein LSm6 — protein sequence MSRKEALSQFIQQIHGRPVVVKLNSGVDYRGVLACLDGYMNIALEQTEEYVNGQLKDKYGDAFIRGNNVLYISTQKRRT from the exons ATGAGTCGCAAGGAAGCATTATCGCAATTTATTCAACAAATACATGGACGTCCTGTTGTCGTAAAGCTAAATAGTGGTGTAGATTATAGAG GTGTTTTAGCTTGTCTTGATGGTTACATGAATATAGCTCTTGAACAAACAGAAGAATATGTAAATGGTCAATTAAAAGACAAGTATGGCGATGCTTTTATTCGTGGTAATAATGTCTTATATATCAGTACACAAAAACGTAGAacttaa
- the LOC132910957 gene encoding protein TIPIN homolog, producing MTTLSNTSDYDEEDEHDIVAEYENQESDGDQGNVQKNSDSENDQSKEENNVRRIDPSSSKKHIVRNPLPKLNTERLKGPKGIHTIEKYFEGFKFHGQGYEKLDLDRVMKRLEHWGHRLFPKLDFDDFLERLEKLGTKKDLQVFIRKYRQDMINEDNDIINEDNIDAEENIVQDEPIDEFDLLIAEQIEKQKQVMQQTAINVPTTNNDVFDKLLSQSNTMNSQSVSNASTSSQLSDEVKARIERNRQQAVQRRLARFKEIEEEAKRKKLEKPESNETPYVENNELENNSQKTDKSHEI from the coding sequence ATGACGACATTATCGAATACTTCTGATTACGATGAAGAAGATGAGCACGACATAGTAGCTGAATATGAAAATCAAGAGTCAGATGGAGATCAGGGTAATGTTCAGAAGAATTCAGATTCTGAAAATGATCAAAGTAAAGAAGAGAATAATGTAAGAAGAATTGATCCATCATCATCTAAAAAACATATAGTAAGAAATCCTTTACCCAAATTAAATACAGAACGTTTAAAGGGTCCTAAAGGAATTCAcactattgaaaaatattttgaagggTTTAAGTTTCATGGACAAGGATATGAAAAGTTAGATTTGGATCGAGTTATGAAAAGACTAGAACATTGGGGGCACAGACTGTTTCCTAAATTGGACTTTGATGATTTTCTTGAAAGACTAGAGAAATTGGGTACTAAAAAGGATCTTCAGgtgtttataagaaaatatagacAAGATATGATTAATGAAgataatgatattattaacGAAGATAACATAGATGCTGAAGAAAATATAGTACAAGATGAACCCATTGATGAATTTGACTTATTGATTGCAGaacaaatagaaaaacaaaaacaagttATGCAACAGACAGCAATTAATGTACCTACTACTAACAATGatgtatttgataaattattatcacaGTCTAATACCATGAATTCTCAATCTGTAAGTAATGCTTCTACTTCTTCGCAATTGAGTGATGAAGTAAAAGCACGTATAGAAAGAAACAGACAACAAGCTGTTCAAAGAAGACTCGCaagatttaaagaaatagaGGAAGAAGCCAAGAGAAAAAAACTTGAAAAACCAGAAAGCAATGAAACTCCATATGTAGAGAATAATGAGCTTGAAAATAACTCACAAAAAACAGATAAAAGTCatgaaatttag